GCTTAGAATGGTTGATACAACCTCCTCGTGGTGCATGCGCCTCTCCTTGAAGGTTTCGAAGTAGTCTTTGAGCGACTCGTACTCTATCAGCCTGCTTGCAGGAGAGTACTTGATCTTTATGGCCGCCCTGTCAGGGGTGCCTGTGACGGGGCATATGCATGCAAACCCTTCGTAGGTGAAGGTAGCCTCGTGCTCGCCCTGAAAGTTTGGAATGGTCCTCAGCCTCACCCGCTTCTTCCCGAGCTCTTCGAGGAGCGAGAGGAGCTCACTTGGTGACCGAGCCATGGCACTCGCTATGTAGAGGGGCCACGGCGACCTGACCTTCTCGGGACAGTAAGCTATGACTTGCTTGCCGGCGAGGGCTGAGAGGAGCGCTTCAACCGTCGCCCCGAAGCTCGGCTTAGTGGCTATAAGGACGATGACGTCAGCCTCCCTGCACCTCTCAATGTCCTTCGTGACTATCTCACGGCACAACTCCGGTTTGTCTCTGAAGTCATCCACGCCACCATAGTCGGCGCCGGCAAACTGGTCTATGACATTGTATCCAGCAGACCTTATGACGTCTTGGAGCCTGAGGATCTCGTCCTTTCCACCGTACCCGACCGAGCCGCAAACTAGAACCTTAAGCCTGCCGCTCAACCAGCTCACCGAGTGGAGGAGAAAACCTCTGGGAGAATTAAATCTGCCGAGCTGGGTACGCTAAGTTTACTGGGCGCACAATGAACCCTTCAGGGGGTGCCACTCGTAGTTTTAATCGTGACATTTTTAGGGCAGGTTGACAGGGGGATTTCATGTACACCTTATGAGACGGAGGGTTCAAAGTGGAAGTTTGGCGCTATATAGACTTCGACATAGTCGATCCGCCAACCAGCGGAGCTTTAGCTGAAGCAATCTTAATTGCGCGCTCCGAGGGAAAGTGTCCGGACACCTTCTTCATCTACAGAAGAAAGCCGCCGGCGGTCTCCATAGGATACTTCCAATCGGTGAGCAACACTGTCAACATTGAAGCATGCCGCAGGCTTGGAGTAGAGGTAAGCAGGAGGATAACGGGTGGCGGCGCCATATACTCGGACGAGAACGGGATAATATACAGCATAGTGGTGAGCGAAAGCAACCCAAAGGTTCCAAGGAACATAGCCGAGTCCTACGGCGTACTCTGCAGGGGAATAATCGAGGCACTAAAGCTATTCGGGCTCGAAGCAGTCTTCCAGCCAGTCAACGACATACTAGTAGAAGGGAGGAAAATAAGTGGAAGCTCACAAACGAGAAGGAAGGGCGTCGTACTTCACCACGGGACACTCCTCGTGAAAGCAGACATAGAAACCATGAAGAAAGTGCTCAAAATACCAGAGGAAAAAATGAGCGACAAGCAGGCTAAAAGCCTTGAAGAAAGAGTCACAAGCCTAGAAAGACTCCTAGGGAGAAAAGTGAGCATAGAAGAAGCCAAAGAAGCAGTGAAAAAAGGATTCGAAAAAGCGTTAAACGTAAAGTTCGAGGAAGGAGAACTTACAGACTACGAGAAGAAGCTCGTCGAGCGACTAGTGAAGGAAAAATACTCGCGCGACGAGTGGAACTTCAAGAGGTAGAGAAGTAGAGGCGGGGGCGGCCCAGAAAAATTCGCGTCTGGGTGGGGGGAGGAGGGAGAGGAGGAGGGAGGGGAGGAGGGAAAACCAGCTGGGCCGCCCCCGCTGGTTGGAGGGAGGGGAGGAGGGAGGTAAGAGTGAATTTTTATTTTTCGTCAAAAAAACAAAGAAGAAGCTCAATATATAAACTTTACGTATTTACGTTCTTGAAGAAAATATATCTCTTTATTAATCTTTATACGTGTATTTTTTTACAAACTTAAATTATAGAGGTGACAAAAAACAGGTGTTCTTTTTACTTTTTTGAGTGGCTTCGTAGATGGCTTCTAGGAACTCTTCGAGCGTTGGGCTCCACTGAAGGTATACTATCATCTTCCTCGTGCCGTGTAAGATCGTTCCTTGAACGCTTGCCTTGCAGCATCTGACCACGTAGCAGTCGGCTTCCACACGCGCCTTGCGTGCAAGATGGGCGGGGCACATGTCGACCAGCCTTACTTTGAGCGAGGGGTTTACTTCTCTGAGCGTTGCTAGGGTTACAGGACACCCTAGGAGCGTGTAGTTTCCTTCTATGCTTGCTATTCTCTCGGCGTCCCTGTCGAGGGTGAGTATGCTGTCTGACTCATCTATCTTGCACGGCGTTATGAGGTTTCTTTCTCCCCTAACTAGGTCGAGTATGTTGACCACGGTTGCTGAGAACTTTGTGTCGCGTCTCACCAGCCCCTCTGCAACCGCCTTGTTGGCGTAGTCTACTAGTTTTGGGGGTGGGGGTTCCACCTCCACCAAATGGACATGAATCCCCGGTGGCTCGAAAAAGGCTAGGCCTATGTGTTGATACCTTGCCTTGTATGCCACGCAGCGCACCCTTCCAGCGACGAACTTGGAGGTGGCGGATAAGACCTCTCTTTTCGATGAGGGGTCGACGTCTATGCTGACGAAGAGTGTTTCGCTCTCACTGCTGGTCTGCTGAACTTCCACTACTTTTCTCAGGAACCCGTCCCCTTCAGACCTCACTCTAAATGAGCGCCACTCGCCTCCCTCGCCTGCCAACACATACTCTGTCAGATGGAAGATGCGCTTTCCCAAGAGGTCTTCGGCTTCAACCTTACCCTCAACTACCTTGACTTTTTGCGGGTGAACTACCTTGGGCATCGCAAACCCACGCTACAAGTCTCTTTGTGGTACTATGTCGCAGGCCGTGCATTTGAGACACATTGTTCTGAACTTACGCGTGTCCAGTCCGGTCTCGTCGAGGACTTCCTTGTAGTTCACCGCGTGCCTTATCATCCTCTCTGCACTTGGTCTTCTAGCCTTGCCTCCAGTGGCCTCAGATAGTCTCTCAGCCACGGCAGGGTGGATGCTTAGGGGTCTAAGTGACGCCACGACACCCATCCACGCCAGGGCCCTTGCGCCCTCGTCTATAGACTGCTCTGGCTCGCCTAACCCAACTATTATGTTTGAGCAAACCTTGTTCTCTCCGAAGACCTCGACCGCGTACCTCACCATTTCGAGGTTAACGTCGTAGTCTATGTCTGGGCAGACCCTTCTAAATGTTTCAGGGTCGTAGCTCTCAACGTTTATCTTTATCTCGTCCGCTCCAGCCTCGTAGAGCATGTCTATATGGCGCCGCTCTGTTACCAGTGGCTCAACCCCTATTGGGAGGCTGTCCCCGAAGTGCTCCCTTAGCGCCTTAACAACGCTAGCCATGTGCTTCACGCTTTCTTCCGGACTGTCAGGGACGCCTGTCGTGAGGGCTACCCCTTTGATTTTCTCCCTCACCCTATTGACTATTCTGACGACCACTTCTTCTCTCATCGTGCGTCTGTTGACGTGGGAGGAGAGAAGGGGAGTTACGCAGAAGCGGCAGTTGAAGCGGCACCTAGAGTCGAGGTTGAGGAACGCTTGCTCTGGGCAGTGGAGGACGCTCTCAACTTCGATCGCAGGGTAAAGCTCACCTTGGAAGAGTATCCCTTTTCTGGGGATGTACGAGCAAACGTTAGTGGTTGGCGAGATTTGGAGGCGGACGAGTCTGCCTTCGAAGCCGAAAAAGGCGCAGTCGATCCCAGCGGTTGGGCCGGCCGTTGAGCGGTCTGGCGTGTAGAGCAGCTGTTTCTTGTCCGCCACACGTATCATACCATGCTCTAAGAGTTTGGCTTTGAGCAGTGTTGCTTTTGGGACATCCAACACTTTACACCTTTCTCGTCAAAGTTTTATTCTTAGGGAGACTTGTTTAAGTGACCTGCGTGAACGGGTGAAGCCCTTGAAGAAAAACCTTGCGGAGATACTCGAGAAAGCCATCCAGAAGCCGTTGACGGCCGGTGAAGCTGAGCGGCTCCTAGCGGAGCGAGGGCACATAGACGATCTCCTAAGGGTGGCGAGGGAGGTGACTGAGGAGCAGGGGGGGAGAGTGTTAAAAGTTTACGCTCCATCCAAGCGTTTTCCGCCAATATCGGTGACGGGTGGGAGGTGCGAGCTTAACTGTGCACATTGCGGTGGACACTACCTTTCCCACATGATCCCAGCCGAGACGCCTGAGAGACTTTACGAGGTTTGCGTCGGCCTTTACGAGAAGGGGGCTGTGGGCTGCCTTATAAGTGGGGGGAGCACTAGTGGAGGGTACGTTCCTCTTGGACCCTTTATCGGGGCGATTAGGAGAGTTAAGGCTGAAACGGGCTTGATTTTGAACGTCCACACGGGGCTTGTGGACGACGTGCTTGCAAGGCAGCTGGCTGAGGCTGGGGTGGATGTGGTTTCTCTGGACGTTGTAGGTGACACTGAGACTGTGAGGGCGGTTTACGGGCTTGACAGGAGGGCTGAAGACTACTTTGAAGCTTTGCACAGGCATGTTAAGGCAGGTTTAAAGCACGTTGTACCCCACATATGCGTCGGGCTGCACTATGGGGAGTTGAGAGGGGAGTTAAAGGCGCTTGAGGCTGTTAAGTCTGTGAAGCCGAAGAAGCTTGTGTTCATAGTTCTCACTCCGACTAAGGGGACCCGGATGGAGGGTGTCGCGCCTCCGAGCCCGCTGGACGTGGTGAAGGTCATGGCTGTTGCGAGGCTCGTGATGAAGGACACGAAGATAATTTTGGGGTGCATGAGGCCGGCTGGAAGGGTGAGGGAGAAGCTCGACGTGCTCGCGCTGGACGTCGTAGACGGAATTGTTCTGCCTGTGAGGGAGGCGGTTAGGGAGGCCGAGAGAAGGGGGTTCGCCGTTGAGAAGCTTGAGTCTTGTTGCGCTATTCCACAAGAGCTTGAGGTTGCGGCCAGCCGGAAGGGCTACTAGATGTTTCTCTCAACCCAGCTTAGGATTCCCTTCACGGCCTCCCTGTTCCCTCTGACGTGGTGCCCAACTCCCTTTACGATCAGCATGTCTTTAGGGGGCCTAGCTGCCTCAAATAACTTGTATGCTTCTTCCACGGGGAAGATCTCGTCTTCCTCACCGTGGACTACCAGTAGGGGCTTCGGGGAGACCTTGTGTATGAACAGCTTCGGGTTTAGCTCCCTTAGGTCTCGCTCTAGGTTCTCCAGCCATTTGTCTCCAAGCCTTATTATTCCCGCGGAGCCAGCCAGTCTGACCCCTTCCCGGAGCATTTGAGCGAAGCGCTCTGTGTCGTAGGGGCATGAGCAGCATGCGAAGCCACTCACCCTGCCGTCTGTTGCAGCGACGCTCGCAGCAGCTATGGCGCCCATGCTGAAGGCGACGACGAAAAACTTGTTTAAGCTAGTCTCTCCGAGCGAGGAGATGTAACTTATCACGTCGCGCAGGTTCTTGGACCACGATGAGAGGGAGAAGTAGCCGCCGCTTCCAACAGTACCCTGAAAGTTGAATATGACGCTTACGAAGCCCTTGCTGGCAAACTCCTCCGCTAAAGTCGAGTAACCTTTCTCCTCCACCGGTCTTGCCTCACGCGGCAAACCGTGGCAGAAGCACACGGCAACCTCCTTAGCGCCTTCGCCGGGTAAGTATATGGCTCCTCTGAGAGGTATTCCTCCGCTAGAGACCGAGAAGGGTTTAACCTTCAAATGGGCCACCGGGCTTCTAGCGATAACGGCTTAGTTTTAGTTCAAGGTTTAAAGGCGGTTAAAAGATTTCTCCTTCACTTTAGACCACATCTACTTGTCTTTCACTAATGGTTTGCGGCTTTTTCTTCACCAGTGATTCCACGAAATCTTCTATTACCTTGCCGTAGAATCTTACCGCTCCTTCTTGCACCGAGACTGTTGCAACTGGCGGGTTTTCCGCGTCTACTGGGGCTATTAAGACCTCTTTGTCGTCGATCACCAGGCCCCAGAACGCCGCCTCCCTGCACCAGTAAATTTCCACGTTGTCTAGCAAAGCAAGCTCTCTCAAGATAGGGAGTTCCACAGCCACTTGAACAGCTATCTTCACTTTCACATCGCTTCTCACCTGCTTAACAGCTTCTAGGACCTCGTTGTGAGGCTGGGGGAGGACCAGTGTAACAGACTTCTTAGCCCGACCCAGCATTCCGGCCATGTGCTTGGCTATGGAGTTTTTCCCTACAATCGTCCACGTGCCGCTGTACACTGGAGCAACTTCTAACGAGCTGTTCCACACGTCCTCCAGCGTTTTAACGCCATCCTCCATCCTGGAGACGACATCCTCCATGGCATTCTCGGTCCTTTTGCCTGCTTCCTCTAGGCTGCCCGCCGCGGCTTCGAGATCGCGCACCGCTTTTTGGTTGATTGCCCCCACTCTTTCGGAGATCTTCCTTTTAACTTCCACAAGTTTATCGCTTTGCTCTCTTCTCAAGTCCTTAACGAGAGCCTCGCCCTTCATATCGTACTCGTGCAGCCTCTCTTGAATAGTCTGCGATAGTTTCCTACGCAGGATTAGCGCACTGAACTCTAGAAGCTTGACGGCTTCGGCGACGCTCTTCGTGTAGGATGACAGGAGGTCTATTACCTCCTTCGCGTATGACGAAAGGGAGGCCACAAGACTCCTAGTTAGGTTCTTGAACTCGTCGCGCATAAATGATAGCACCGCGTTTGTCGTGTCCTCGCAGCTCCTAGTGCTTCTTAGGAGTGAAGAGTTTATTTCGTCAGTGACCTTTGATTCGAAAAGTTCCGGGAACACGCCAAGCCTATCTTCGATATCCCTCTTGATAGATTGGAGAGCGTTCTTCAGGTTTTCCTGCTCCTCGTTGATTGTGCTGGTAACATTCTTTACTACTTCATCTTCAACGGTTCTCAAAGTGTCAGCTTCGATGGCCAGTATTTCGTTGTAACTTTCTTGAACAGAGGTCGCCAGCTTTAACAGCTCACGTGACCAAGCTTCCAGGGCCGACTTGATCCTGGAAATGCCAGACGACCCGAAAAAGGACGTTTTAATATTGCTGATGAATTCCAGCTCCTTTGCCACGACTAGTGCCCTACTGACTAGCTCGTTGAGTTTAGAGTGGAGGACTTTAAAGGCTTCAAGCTCCCTCCGGATTCCGCTGGCAACGGTTTGCACGAACTTTCTACTGCCGGATTGGAGGAGGCTGCTTACCCTAACAGCGACCCCTTCAACTAGCCAGCTCGCATCAACCTCGCACTTCTCGGTGAACGCCCTCAGCTGCTTCATCTCCTCTCCTATGGTTTTCCCGAGAAACTGCACCAGTTCTTCGACAACCCTGACGTGGTTTTTGTAGTGGTTTTCAAGCAATGCCTCCATGTGCGCTGCAAGCTGGTCCAATCTTCTAGAAACCTCGTTCTGGAGGGCCCCTATGAGCTTTATTTGAGCATCAACCACAGCGCGCACGCTGCCGTCAACACGCTTTAAAAACTCTTGCGTCATCTCAGAAAGGGAGACAGCATTCCCCTCAAAACGGTCAACTTCCACCATTTTAACCATTGAAGTTGACAAGAAAGAGCTTAGTAACTCCTCTACTGAAACGGCAACCCCCCTTAAGACGTCACTACCCTCCTCAACAAATTTCGCATATCTCTTCGCTACAGAATCCATCAGAGAAGCCATGTCACCAGACGTACCCTCAAGCTCAACCGATATACATGAAGCAACCTGCTTCGAAAGCTCACGAAGGCGCTTAGAGGCCTCCTCGAAGTAAGAGGAAACCTCGCCCTTGAGAGCGTTTATCTCCCCCAAAGTCCTCTCGTAAAGTTCTATGAAAAGTTCTAAGAAGGGTGTGAGCGCCACATAACGGTCGACAACTGCTGGAAGTTTGCGCAGAAAGCCACGCTCAACAAGTCGGTCGACAACGTCTCTAACAGACTCGTAGGGAAGTGACAGGTGAGAGGCCAAGTCGTATACCGAAAATTCGCCCAGAGAAAGTGCAACAAGATAAACGTTAACTTCACTTTCACTAAGGCCAAACTGTCCCAACAACTCTTTTGAAACTATTTTCAGAGGCATCCCCTTTCCCGCCTGAAGAATTCACTAATTAATTATGGATTTTTCAAAATAATTAATCTTTTTCGGTAAAAATCGCATTGGCCTCATCGCCATCTTTGGAGAGAACAAGGAGGAGGGGGAGGAGGGCGTGTTGGGAGGAGGGGAGAGATTCCGGCTCGGCCGGTTAAAACTTTTAAGCAGTGTGGCATATAAATTTTTTCATAAAAGCATTACCATTGTTAAAAACATTCATTATTTGAAGACCAGAAATTGAATAAATCGCAATAACCATTTAATTTGCAACCAGGATAACGAATTAAAGTTGATTAGTCAGCCAGGCTGTTTGCCCGCTGCTGCTCCTCTGTGCTGTTTATGTGGAAGCCGCAGACAGAGCAGTAAACGGGATTGGAGCGGAACTCTGCCTTGCAGTTTGGGCATATAGTTTTAACTGTGCCCCCGTCTAGTAGTTCCACGGTGTTTCTGCGCTTCGATGTGAGTATTTTCGACGTGTAAGCGCCTAGTCCTAGAGCTAGGACAGCGAAGAGGTATCCTGTGGTGTAAGTTATGATGGGGTTTGCTTGCATGAGTGTTAGGAGGAGCCAGGTGTATGTGTGCCTTGTGCTAAGCCCCCAGAGGAACACGAATGTGATGAAAAGAAGGGTGAGCGACGATGACTTGAGTGTGCCTTTAGGGTCATTGGAGAGCGCGGCGAGTATGAAGCTGGTTGAGAACCAGAGGAACATGACTGGTATTCTGAAGTCGAGCTCCGCTAAGTAGTAGAGAGGGATGTTGTGGAGGAGAGCTGTCGGTGGGACGGGCTTGTAGTTGAAGGCAGTTGACAGGGCGACCTGTATAACGCTAATAAGCCTGCCAGAGAAGTCGTAGCCGTAGATTGGCTGGGAGAAAAGGCTTAGCTCGATGTTGAAGAGGAAGTTTATGGCTAGGAGGACGAAGGATGTGGCGAGTATGGGTTCGAAATCTTTGACTTGTTGTTGGATGTTTTTCATGGAGCTCACCGGTTTGCTGTGACTCGAGAGAGGGGGTTGCTGGACATTTTTAGTGCCGTCTACCGGACTCTGGTTCCTGGGGGGACGTCTTCTTCGACCGTTAGGGGGACTGGTCTTCCGTTGACGTCCGCTGCGAGAAGCATGCCTCTCGACTCGACTCCCATGAACTTTTTCGGCTCAAGGTTTGCGAGTACTACCACCTTCTTCCCCACAATGCTCTCGGGGGGTATATACTCCGCGATTCCCGCCACAATTTGTCTAGGCTCGTTTTCCCCTATGTCAACTAGTAGTTTCACGAGCTTTCTTGAGGACGCCACTTTCTCCGCTTTGACCACCTTGCCTACACGGATGTCCATTTTCGCGAAGTCTTCCAGTGAGACGGTCAACCAACATCCTCCTCTACTGCACTAGCTGCAGCTTTCTCAACTCGTTGAGCAGCTTTAGGAGCTTGACATTCCCCTTAGCGGCGGCTCTTAGAACGACGCCTATCTTCTTCCCGGCTGTTAGCTCTACCACGTTCTCGCCTGTAAGTACTTTTGCCAACTCGTCCAGGACCTCGTCGTCTGTTTCCTCGAGAAGGTTTCTAAGAGCCAGCATCTGGCTGAACTCGTGCCCATACTTCTCTCTCCAGAGGACCTCGTACTTCGAGAGGGCTTTCTCGCTCACATCCCCTTTCTCTATGCATTCCATCGCCACTTTTCCAGCTATGCTGCCGCAAACTATAGCGTACCCCATGCCACCCCCAGTTATCGGGTGAACTTGCCCAGCCGCATCACCCACAAGCATAAGTCCGTCGGCGACGTTCTTGGCGTTGGGGCCTCCTAGGGGTATTGCTCCAACCCTGAACTCGATCGGCTTCGCATTCTTGCAAAGCTCTTTTCCGCGCGGGTTATTCTTTATGAAGTCCATTAGGTATTCGTACGCGGTTTTCTCTCCCATTCCGGCTCCTATCCCTATTCCAACATTAGCCCTGTTCTCGCTCTTGGGGAAAACCCAGATGTACCCTCTCGGTGCAACTTTACGTCCGAGGTAAAACTCCATGAGGTCGACGTCCTCTATGTGGACTCCAACCATTTCGAACTGAGCGCTAACGTCTAGGTCCCGTGGCTTAATGAACTTCCTCAGCCCCGAGATTCGAGCAACCGTGCTGTTGACACCGTCAGCTCCAACGACCACCTCCCCCCGTACTTCAACCTTGTTCCCGAAGTAGCGTGCCACGACACCGGAGACCTTGCCATCTTCGTAAATTAAGTCGACTACGTTTGCGCCAACCATCACATCGGCCCCAAGCTCGCATGCGCGTGCAAGAAGCTCCTTGTCGAAAACACGTCTGTCGACGATATACCCTTCAACCTCACTTTTGGCGTAGACCACTGGTGTCAAGTTTGGACTGAAAATCTTGAACCCCCTGATAGGGTTCACTATGGCTCTCTTGGGAATATCTATCTCGGCTATGCTTGGACCTGTCTTACCGATGGCCTCGCCACAGTGGACAGGGACTCCCACGTTCGTCTTTCTTTCAAGTATTACAACCTTGCCGCCGGCTTTAAGGGCGGATATTGCTGTCGACGTGCCACCTGGCCCAGCACCAACAACAACCAAGTCGTACTTCATACATTCCCCCTCCAAACTACTTAGACTCGACGGTTATCGCTCCAACCGGGCACACGCCCGCGCAGACGCCACAGTCATTACAGAGCTCGCTGTTCACAGTTAACCCCCTTTCGGAAACACTTATAGCTCCTCTAGGACACACGCTTGCGCATCCGGAACAAACTCCACAAAGCTCATCATTGACCCTCAAGCGGAACCCTCCATATGCTAAGGACGCGAAAACGTTAACGGCAAAACCATTAGATTAGCTATCCTTATAAAGGATTCCCGGGAGGCGGTGGGGGAACAAAATAAAAAGAGGGAGTTTTATTATGCTTGGGCACCCCTAGCCATCGCGTACAAGCCGAAGAGCCCTAGTATTAAGCACGCTGCAACCACGACGTCGGAGTAGTAGACGTATATCGTGTTTCCTGTTGGTAGCACGTTGTTGAGGAAGAAGCCACCGTACTGCGCCTTTATCGCCCATATAACGGTGTCCATTCTTGTAACAGTGCCATACATTGTCGGAATCTCTATTATTGGGGGCAGTATTCCGAGGTCGACCATTGTGGTAATGTTGTAGATTAAGTGCTGCTGGGAGTATGCCATGAAGAATAGAATTGCGGCTACAAGAATCATTAGTAAACCTGTGAGGACCATTCCAGCTTTCAAGAGAACACTCTCCTCCCAAACCCCTTGCCTAATTAAAGAGTAAGTAAATGTTTATTAACCTTTTTATGAGGGCAGTTCACGGTTTGAGCGAGGCGACGAATTTTGAGGCGTTAGTAATTCAAAACATGAGGGGGCCCGGTGCAGGCTAGCTTGGTTTTCTGTGTGGCCCGCCATGGAGGACACCGTAGATCATCGCTTGGCCAGCTTGCTCCCGGTGCACTCTGTGGCGGGCCTAGCTTAAGCTTTGGCTGGACACTCAGATATATGTTTCCGTTCAGCACTCCTTGGCAAACGAGAGCTTTTCCAGCGTGCTTAGTATGTCTCCAAGTTTTCCGCTCACTTCTAGGACTACGAGTTTTACTTTTCCCGCCAACTGGGAAGCTAGGTTCAAGATTTGCCTGTTTACTGGAGTGTCCGTGTAGGGGTGGTGGTCCCAAAAAATTGGAGCGGCCTTTAGATCCTTGAGCGTGAATTCTTCTATCTTTTCGTGGAGGAAGCTCACATGGAGCTCGGCGATGCGCAGACCCTTGAGGTTTAAGCTTTCAAGCGGCACCTCTCTGTACGCGCAGTTGACGGCTAGGTGGCCGAGATCTAGGAGTAGTGGTGTGACCCTTGAAATTAGACGGAGTTCCTCTTCGTCGAAGCCGACAGCCCTTGACCGCTCGTCGCCCCCGTATATGTTTTCGAGGGAAAGTGTACCCGGGTTGGTTAAGCCTTGCACTAACTTGCAGAAGGCTTGTATGTTTTCCAAGCATTTTTCGAACGGAAGTAGCTCACCCTCGATCGTGAAGTCTCCCGGCCCCTTTATACGCCCTCTTAGCCCGGCGTGAACACCGTAGACCTCCCAGCCCCCAAGCATCCTCTTCGCGCGTTCAACCATTCTGGCAGCCATCTCCGCCGTGGGTTCAGGGTTAACTGCCGGTTCCATCATGAAAGACTCCTCCCCCGGAGCTAGGGCGGGGAGGTTGTGTATGGTTTTAATCAATCCGCCCAAAACGTTGCAAAGCCCCTTGTTTTGTTCTATGCTTCCTATTCCGAGCTCGTAGCCGTCCACGTATTTCCGCACTTCGAGGAGTTCGCTCAAAGAGTGCTTGGCGGTGGATATAAGCAGCAACCAGGAAACCTCCAGAAGAGTCCTTTGATGCTACACCGTAGTGGGAAACATTAATTTTTCTAGGTACCATTGTTGGCTTGCACCTTTCACCATGCCGTTCAGGGGCTTGGAATGTTTTGGTTCCGAGCGAAGCCTTTCTGCAAGGCAAAAACCCTTGGAAATGCCGCTCTTGGAGAGTGGCAGGTATGGTGAACCTGCCGCGTAAACGAGTCAGTGGTGGGTGACATGGTTGGTGGACAAGGGCGATGAACTCATTGCTTGCGTCAAATTGGAGGACGGGAAGGTTAAAATTTACCCTTTGAGTAGGGAGGAAGCGCATGAAGCTGATGTTCCTCACATAGTGGTTAGGGTGCTCGGCTTTAGCAGGGATGGATTGCTGTTGGTTCAGAAGAGGTCTAAGCTTAAAAGGAGTAACCCTGGGAGATATACGGACACTGCTTCCGGGCACGTGGCCCCCAGCGAGGCTGCAAGTGCTGAGGGTTTGTTTCTGGCGGCTGAAAGGGAACTCTTCGAGGAGATGGGGGTTCACGGTAAGCTATCCTTTTTCACTGGGCCGGTTTACGACGAGGGTGATAGCGAGATAAACTACGTGTTTATAGCTCTCGTTGAGGGGGCTCCAGGGTTCAGCGACGAGGTGGATGCTGCGGGAAGCGGGTTTAAAACACCTGAAGAGCTTAGGGCGATGCTCGACACAGAGGACTTCGTCCCATTAGCGAGGGAAATGTGGTCGCAGTTCTTGGAACTTTACCCTACAAGTGAAGACGTCAAAAAACTGGCGATGAACTTCAAGGATAGGGAAGGACTGGAGAAGCTGGCGGAAAAGCTGGATGAAGGTTTGAGGCTGCTGCTTTCGCGGAAAAAGATTCCCAGAGGAGTTTAGGGGGGCTGAGTGCACTAAGTTTAATTAGATATTTCGGGTAATTTTTTCTTGAACTCCTCGAGGGAGGTAACGTATTGGTTAGTGATGTCGCCCTTAATGCTCCCGGGAAGCGCGTTCTGCTTTTGGGGAACGAAGCGGTTGCTAGAGGTGCCTTGGAGGCTGGCGTCGGATTTGCTTCCGGATACCCTGGAACCCCTGCTTCCGAAGTTCTAGACACCCTCGTCGAGGTCGCGAAAGAGTTTCCCGGGCTCGTCTCCCAGTACTCCGTCAACGAGTACGTTGCCTTGGAGACCGCGATAGGCGCCAGCTGGAGCGGTGTGCGGGCGATTTGCGCCATGAAAATGGTTGGAATGAACGTGGCCTCAGACCCACTTTTCACGTTCTGCTACTGCGGCGTCGGTCCTGGAGGCGGGCTGGTGATAGTTAACGGAGGAGACCCCAGCTGCATTTCAAGCACAAACGAGCAGGACAACCGCTACTACGGTTTACATGCTCACATGCCCGTGGTTGAGCCCTCAAACCCGCAGGAGTGCAAGGACTTTACGGTCACTTCTT
This window of the Candidatus Jordarchaeales archaeon genome carries:
- a CDS encoding helix-turn-helix domain-containing protein, whose protein sequence is MPLKIVSKELLGQFGLSESEVNVYLVALSLGEFSVYDLASHLSLPYESVRDVVDRLVERGFLRKLPAVVDRYVALTPFLELFIELYERTLGEINALKGEVSSYFEEASKRLRELSKQVASCISVELEGTSGDMASLMDSVAKRYAKFVEEGSDVLRGVAVSVEELLSSFLSTSMVKMVEVDRFEGNAVSLSEMTQEFLKRVDGSVRAVVDAQIKLIGALQNEVSRRLDQLAAHMEALLENHYKNHVRVVEELVQFLGKTIGEEMKQLRAFTEKCEVDASWLVEGVAVRVSSLLQSGSRKFVQTVASGIRRELEAFKVLHSKLNELVSRALVVAKELEFISNIKTSFFGSSGISRIKSALEAWSRELLKLATSVQESYNEILAIEADTLRTVEDEVVKNVTSTINEEQENLKNALQSIKRDIEDRLGVFPELFESKVTDEINSSLLRSTRSCEDTTNAVLSFMRDEFKNLTRSLVASLSSYAKEVIDLLSSYTKSVAEAVKLLEFSALILRRKLSQTIQERLHEYDMKGEALVKDLRREQSDKLVEVKRKISERVGAINQKAVRDLEAAAGSLEEAGKRTENAMEDVVSRMEDGVKTLEDVWNSSLEVAPVYSGTWTIVGKNSIAKHMAGMLGRAKKSVTLVLPQPHNEVLEAVKQVRSDVKVKIAVQVAVELPILRELALLDNVEIYWCREAAFWGLVIDDKEVLIAPVDAENPPVATVSVQEGAVRFYGKVIEDFVESLVKKKPQTISERQVDVV
- the metG gene encoding methionine--tRNA ligase subunit beta is translated as MTVSLEDFAKMDIRVGKVVKAEKVASSRKLVKLLVDIGENEPRQIVAGIAEYIPPESIVGKKVVVLANLEPKKFMGVESRGMLLAADVNGRPVPLTVEEDVPPGTRVR
- a CDS encoding NAD(P)/FAD-dependent oxidoreductase — protein: MKYDLVVVGAGPGGTSTAISALKAGGKVVILERKTNVGVPVHCGEAIGKTGPSIAEIDIPKRAIVNPIRGFKIFSPNLTPVVYAKSEVEGYIVDRRVFDKELLARACELGADVMVGANVVDLIYEDGKVSGVVARYFGNKVEVRGEVVVGADGVNSTVARISGLRKFIKPRDLDVSAQFEMVGVHIEDVDLMEFYLGRKVAPRGYIWVFPKSENRANVGIGIGAGMGEKTAYEYLMDFIKNNPRGKELCKNAKPIEFRVGAIPLGGPNAKNVADGLMLVGDAAGQVHPITGGGMGYAIVCGSIAGKVAMECIEKGDVSEKALSKYEVLWREKYGHEFSQMLALRNLLEETDDEVLDELAKVLTGENVVELTAGKKIGVVLRAAAKGNVKLLKLLNELRKLQLVQ
- a CDS encoding 4Fe-4S binding protein; amino-acid sequence: MRVNDELCGVCSGCASVCPRGAISVSERGLTVNSELCNDCGVCAGVCPVGAITVESK
- a CDS encoding NUDIX domain-containing protein, with the protein product MDKGDELIACVKLEDGKVKIYPLSREEAHEADVPHIVVRVLGFSRDGLLLVQKRSKLKRSNPGRYTDTASGHVAPSEAASAEGLFLAAERELFEEMGVHGKLSFFTGPVYDEGDSEINYVFIALVEGAPGFSDEVDAAGSGFKTPEELRAMLDTEDFVPLAREMWSQFLELYPTSEDVKKLAMNFKDREGLEKLAEKLDEGLRLLLSRKKIPRGV